GTGCTAAAGGATAGTCTCTATCGTCATGCCCCTCAAGTTTACCTTCCAACGGCCCGGTTCGGAACTGGCTCAATATCAGCGTGATGGGGTTGACTGCAAATATAAGGTACTCCCCATGCTCATACAACTCGTCTCTGGAAATTTCGTCGTCCACATTGTACTCCACGACGGTGTCTCTCGTTTCAACTCCGTCAACTAGGAGCATCTCCTCGTTGGCATCGTCCTCATCCTCCTCTTCAATATCACGTACTTCACCTCCTTCACCTACAGACTTGGATCGACCGTCAGAGATTGATACCCGCTTGGAAGGCTTAATTACTGAAGATCGTCTTCGCTTGTTCTTTGTCACTGGAATCTCGATAGGGATGGGGGCTGGCATTTTATCGTTATACTCGCCAAAGGAGCCTCTAGGAGTGACAGAAATCGAGATCGACGCCGACCGAGAACCAGATTTTCTGATGGAGATTCCTGACAATCGCCTCTGTGACATGGATGACTTGCGTCGGGTGAGGTCTTCTTGAggtttcttgaaaatgtcATTATCACCATAATCctcctcatcttcttcaccttcgTTGGTGATGACCTCCTCAGAAATACTGATCTTCCGGGTCGCATCGTGTGGATCcacatcttcttcagcgACCTTGTCCAGCTTGCTGGAACTGTAGAAACTTACCTGGGAAGGTTCTGGAGTTACAGAAGGTGCTTGTTTATCGGGGGAAGCAGCATCTGGTATCAGGTCTTCTTGGCTCTGCTGGGTGGTTTGGGGTGTGACCAAGGTATCTGCATCGGAGGTCCTCTGCCGCTTTCTGTTgacattcttcttgaacttagGCGTGAACAGGGTCTGTGCCTTTTTCACAATACTACTCATTAGGGTTGTTTTTGTAGATAAAATCTGATTTTTCTGCGCGCGAATGGTTTTGTTCTGTTGATAGATGAGTGCAAAACTTGTTAACACATGGGAAAATGGCCCTGAAAATTGGGTGTTACAGCTTCAGGTGATCGATGACCACTCGTGGGTGGCATCGCACTCGGACGGAACCTTAAACCTTTACGATGCCGCCACTCTTCGGTGTCCGGTGCAGACCATTAACGCTCACGAATCATCCATTAATTGCATCAAGCTCATCTCCAATGGCATTGCTTCATGCTCCACGGATGGCATCAAAGTATGGGACCTTCGAACTGAAAAACTTGTACACCAGCTCCATAACCCAAAAAACACCGGCTTTTTGTCGCTTGATTTCCATTCCAACATGCTTGCAGGTGGTACTGAATTGATAGGTACAGACGCCGAAGTCCATGTATGGGACTTAAGAAACCCAGGGACGCCAATCAAATCATACGTTGATTCACACCACGACGATGTAACCTGTGTGCGATTCCACCCGCAGTACTCCCAGTACTTGATGTCTGGTTCGACAGATGGATATGTCAATGTGTATGACTTGAAGGAACaggatgaagacgatgcCCTTCACCAGGTCATCAACTACCTGTCAGTGCACTCGTGCCAGTTTGTGCTGAAGGATCGGATTGGAATCTTGTCTCACATGGAGACACTTTCCTTCCATCAGTTGAACAATACGAACTACGAGGTGTGGGAAGAGCCCGTACCGAAAGACTTGGGCGACGCCAGGCAAGTTTGGGGGTGCGAGTACGTGGTGGACGTAAACCCACAGGGCTACGTGTCGTATGGAACGAATTCTAACCAGGAATTGACGTTGCGGCTGTTTAGTCCGTTGTCTGAGCAGTTTGGAATGGAAACAATTGTATTTCCAGGAGCTCATGGGGACGAGGTAGTACGAGACTTACAGGTGTTTGCTGGAGGGAAACAGGCATTATCGTGTGGGGAGGATGGACTGGTGAAGATGTGGGATTTACCGTGGAAGGTGGAATTAGAGGTTCCTGGGGTTGAAGCAATTGAGCTTGAAGCACCAGAgaaaaaggaaaagaaggaaaagcaTAGAAAAAAGGACAAGAAGGATAAGaaggacaagaagaaaaagaagaaggatgTGCGGTACAAGCCATACTAGAACAGCACTAGGTTCAGCGTATTAGCGTAGACTTTAGGTCAGCGCACTACAATTTGCAATAgtaaatatatatatatatattcAAACTGCCATATAAATAACCTAGTTTCTCTCCGCTTTTACAATTACCGGGATAATGCCACCCTTCGGGATTGTGAAGCCTCTGTGTCCAACCACCGAGAGAAATGCTCTAATGGTACCAGCATGGCAAGTGATGCTCACCACATCGTCGGTATCATCAGACTGTAACTCGTTACTGAAGAGATCCTGTAACACCCCGTTTATGCGCATAAACTGTTCCCAGAtctcttctcttttctGCAGCTTTAGATGAAGCTCATCTTCCTCAGGAAACCCGTCCTCAAAGTCTAAGTCTTGGTACTTGGCCTGCAATTCACctttttgcagccgttTATGGCAGAGGTTGATGCCAATAGTTTCGCGTAGAttatccaccaccaatggcCGCAGAGTCTCCACCGAACTCCACTCGATCCTCATGGTATCTATAGACCTGGTGAGTGGAGAAACATAAAATTTGCTGGGAATTGGCATACCCTTTTGCACCTGAGTCTCAAGAAACAGGCGGTTTTCTTCGGCCTGGCAACGGCCAAGCGGTGTGAGAAGCGGGTCCGGACCCCATACGAGGTTACCGTCAGTTCCCACAAATCGCCATTTTGAAGCCCACTCCAGCGCGTACATAATAGAAGCAATATTATGGACCCCTTGGCCATGCCGGGCAAGTAATAAGAGCTTATACTTAACGGCCAGGTTCTCATCACGATTTCGACGACGTATTTCCAGCACAATATGTTCCCAGGGCTTGAGAATGCCGAAATCTTGAAGCGCGTAGTTGAAAGTCATGTCGTCTGTAGCGTCCAAAGTCTGGCGAAAAAATCCTTTCATACAACTGAAGCGCCAGATCACAGAGGCCTTGTCTATTTGTTGGTAGTAGATGTCATTGTGGTCGAGGAAGTCATGGGCATCGCGGTGGTCACTTTCGTCTGGAACCAAGAGGCTTTGATTTATCGCGGACATATCTCGAATACCAGAGTTTTAGCGAGCACAAATAACGGTGTTATAAAAATTATCTatagtttttttttctttcctTTAAAATGTCTGAAAACCACCCGGAAGCCTCTGTTGGCCGTGACAAGGAAATATCCGAACAGCAGATAACTCCCGGTGCTGGTGACGTTAGTAATGGCATCAAAAGAGACGTCCATCATCCCGATGGTATATTCAGCCATGTCAACAATGCTCAACCCTCGACCAACTCAGTACCAGACCCGTCCATCAAAGCAGAGCTTCAGGACGACAACGGCACAAGGCCCGTCCAAGACGTGGAGGAAAGTGACGCCAAAAGAATCCATCTCACGGAGGACGTCGTCAAGTCGGAGACTCCTATAGCTGGCTCTGATGCCGAAATTGTTACCAGTAACGGCAATGGAGAAGTGGCCGCCAACGGCAACGGGATGTTGGTGGTGCCCAAGTCGGGTCCACAGCTCTTTTATACTCCTTTGAAAACTGGGCTTGTGTACGACGTGAGGATGAGATACCATGCTAAGATTTTCACGTCCTACTTCGAGTATATTGATCCCCATCCAGAAGACCCCAGACGTATCTACAGAATCTACAAAAAGCTTGCTGAGGCCGGTTTGATCACCGATCCATCGTTATCGGGAACCGATGACTTGGGGCCTCTTATGATGAAGATTCCAATTAGAGAAGCGTCTGATGAGGAGATCTTGTTGGTACACTCCGAAGAACACTTGAAGTATATTGCCTCGACTGAGACGATGTCACGCGATAAGctacttgaagaaacagagACGGGGGATTCGATATATGTCAATAACGACTCGTACTTGTCGGCAAAGTTGTCGTGTGGTGGAAGTATTGAGGCTTGTAAGGCAGTTATTAGCGGACAGGTGAAAAATTCTATGGCAATTGTTCGTCCTCCAGGACACCATGCAGAACCTGACACCCCTGGAGGTTTTTGTCTCTTCAGTAACGTGGCGGTGGCCGCTAAGACCATGTTAAAGTTGTTCCCAGACTCGGTACGAAAAATTGTCATTGTCGATTGGGATATCCACCATGGTAATGGGACCCAAAAGGCCTTCTACAATGACCCGAGAGTTTTGTATATATCACTTCATCGGTATGAAAACGGCCGGTTTTATCCTGGCACCAAAGCTGGTAGCCACAAAATGTGTGGAGAAGAGGAAGGTGAAGGCTTTAATATGAACATTCCTTGGAGAGCTCCTGGGACTGGGGATGGTGATTATGTCTATGCTTTTAATAAGTTGGTGATCCCAGTGATTTCAGAATTTGATCCTGATTTTATCATTGTTAGTTCAGGTTTCGATGCGGCCGATGGGGACATTGTGGGTGGGTGTCATGTTACCCCGGCTGGGTATGGATATATGACACACATGTTGAAAGGTATTGCCAGAGGTAAGCTatcggtgattttggaggGAGGTTACAATCTTGATTCCATCAGTAAAAGTGCTTTGGCAGTGGCTAAAGTATTACTTGGAGAACCTCCCGAATCCACCATCACACAACATCCTTTCTTGGATACTAttgaggttgttgatgagGTCATTAAGACTCAATCCAAATATTGGACGTGCTTGAAACCAGGAAACCCAAGCAGATCTTTCGATGAGGTCTTTGAGCTACCAGAAGATGTCAATGGCTATAAGTTGACCAACATTAATGATCCTATACGATCTCAACAGGCCAACCACTTATTCAATTTGTACTCATTCATCAACTTGCCAATTGTGTCGAATGAGAACGACAAGTTTAACCCATTCACTGTTGACCTTCCACCTCGGTTGGAGGATTTGATTGTTGCAAGTCCTCATATATATGATGCCCCTGTTGTGGTTGTGACTGTCCATGATCCTCCAGATATTTGGGCCAATGTGAACTCAGTAAATGGGAATATTGAGGGTAACTCTTCAGTTGTTTTAGAGCACCCTTTGATacaaatcattgaaaagatcaagaaagagcaagatgatgatgccAGTGaagacaacaagaagattggATACATAGACATTAACATTCCATCGTTCACTTTGCCAGTGTCCAGTAATGGGTCTTTACACTTGAACAAACATTCCAATGCCTCATATGGTTCTTACAATCCAAACATCTTTGCTCAAGAACTTTTGTTGTACGTTTGGGACAACTATTTATCTtatttcaacaagttaaCCAAACTTATTTTCGTTGGGTTCGGTGATGCGTACCAGTCCATTGTACACCTTTATGCCAAAAGACCCTCACAAGAAATTAAGGAAATCGTCAAAGGAACTGTTTGTTTTGTCAATAGGTCTACTTTGAAACCTTTAGTACCAGTGATGGATGAGTCAATGATTGATTGGTTCTACTCGAATTCTGTTATTTTCACCAGTTGTTTAAATCCTTGCTGGACAGGAAATGCTTCGAGTGGATCCCAAGCCAATAGAAATGGCTCGACTGTGACAACCACAGACGCAAACGGTGAAATAAAgagaccaagaagaaagttCGGTAGAGTCATAAGAGCTGATGTCGATGGTATCTGGGAAGTCATCAGTGAACGGTTTGATGAAGGAGTGGATTTCATTTTGGActccattgaagatttcgAAGATAGCAGCGCCTCAAATTAATTTTGTCTATCAAATGTAACATTAAACTATTCGTAACTTCACTCGTAGAGTTATAGCATAATTATACATAGCTGGGGAATCGTTTGGCAAATTgtttttccaagtcgtcCAAGTCGGGTATGGAGATCTCGCTCGAGCTACTGAGTCTCCGACTCGAGCTATCACCTTCAGCGGTACGTAAGTAAACTGGTTTGGTAGGTTTTGGAGGTGGTTTCTTAAGCAGATTTCTCATTTTGGAGGGAGTTATGGAAGGTAGAGCCTTTTCAGATGTGTTCGTAGACGAATGCTTATATTTGGGTTTCGCAAGAACAGCAGCGGGCAGCAGCGAAGGATGAGGCGGTGTGGCAGACTTGGCTCTTTGGGAAGATAAACTGGTGGGGACTTGAGGAGGGTTTAAAGATATCCTTGACTTGTAGGAGCCGTCGTTTATGGCCTCTAAATCGTCGGTGTCACTTTCTTCGGCAGTATATCTTCCATAACCGTGTGCAGTTCTTTTAACTGTCTGATCATTattattgttcaagtactgAACCATTCTTCTCTGAATGGATAACTTCTTGGGAGCAGAAGATGTgaacgaagaagaagtgaTTGTTTGTTCTGTATCTCTCTTAAACTCACTCTCTTCGTGGTTGCTGGCCTTCCTAGATCCCCCACCTGTGAGAATTTGTTTTATGGACGAGATACTGGATCTTCTATGATTCAGAATATAATTGTTCCCAGTATTGTTCGAACTTCTAACACCAGAACTACTGTTTCCAGTACTGATTTTTCTTAACCCATTCTTGAACGACGCCTTGAAACTCCCTCCAGTATTCTGACTGGAAATGTCTTCCATATCtctcaagaagttgagagtgttgtcatcttcgtcgGGAGGAGTGATGATGCTCTCATTGCTCTTGCTGAGTTGCCGTTGGATGTAGTTCTTCAATGTATTCGAAGACTGGTGGGTATTTGCCGATGTTCCGATAGGCAGTATATCTCTGCCACCATAAATCGAGGTTGGTCTGGGAGCAGCATACAATGACTTGGGTCGCTGCTGTGGGTGCTGACGCGTCGTTTGAAGCAACTTAGACTTGTCTATCAGAGCAAAAGGATCAGTTTTGGCGGTTTGGGGTTTGCGGCCTTCAAATGGAGGGGGCCTGTTGATGCTATTCAAATCTGATGAGCTCTTGCTGTGGACCAGCCCGTTCAGAGGTTGCATAGGAGCGGCAGGAGTACTAGGTCTTTCGATGACAGAAGCAGGAACGACCTTAGGAGCCGGAATATTCATCATAACACACACTTCATCCAAGAGCTGAACGGCATTGGGTCTTCTTCGGGGATCTTCACGAAGACAGCACTTGATGATATTCCGCAAACGGGGCGAGAACGTCGACCCGGGCCGGTTGTGAGGAATGTGCAACGTATGTGAACTGTTGACAATCAGGTTCTCCAAATCCTGTAAAGAAGCGTGGGATTGCAGCTCGAAAGGAGTGGTGTAGTAGCATAACTTATAGAGGAAACAGCCTAATGCCCAAATATCCAGTTTATCATCAATGGGGAAGCCTCTGGTCAACTCTATCATCTCGGGAGCCCGGTATTGAGGAGTGGTATGCTGCATGATATCATCCTTCAAAAGTTGCAACTCCTGACTGGTTTTAGGGACCGGAGCATAAGGCACAGCAGACCCAAAATCACATAACTTGTAGGTTCCTTTTTCATCCAATAAGACATTTTCGATCTTGATGTCCCTGTGTATCAACGGAGGCTGTAAGTGGTGACACATGGCTACGGCCAAGGTAATGTCTCTCAtaatcaccaagatctcAGGTTCAGTAAGTTTGTTGGTCAACCTAGTGTTCATAAAGTCGATTAAGCCGTTGTTGGAACAGTATTCCATCAAAAGAAACACTTCATATTGTTGGCTAGAGCCTGGAGCATCGATGGTAGAATGGCCCTGGTTATTCAATCGGGAGGCATGAGAATCAATATATGACACAATGGTAGGATTACCTCTCAAGCGCTTCATggcatcaacttcttggcgcaacaagttcaattgCCATTTGCTGGggacttgaactcgttTGAGACAAGCAACTGGAGATCCTCTGAATGGAGGATCAATATTGCAAGTGTAGACATGGGCAAAGCCCCCGGAAGAAATGTACTTGATGATAGAAACATTATGCGATCCGACGGTTAAGTTGGCGCCCGGTGCATATGCATTTGGCGGAGCTGACGGCATGAGAGGGGTGGTCGTCCAAGGTAGAGGGATTCAATGCCAGCCGCAATAGTGCCAAGTttgtttgatcaagaagttttgaGGGTCGCGCGAAAAATCTAATGAAGTTTCTGCCGATAAAACTTCTGCGATGAAGTTGTACTTTGAAGCAGAAAAGTACCTCCGTAGCTCAGGAAATGAGCGAGGCAGCCTCCAGAGCCGTATATTCAATGAAAAGAGCCTAACTAATTCACCCAAACATGTGTTTGCCTTGGTTATCTCCACTCTCAAGTATAAAGAGTACATCGTGAAGGTGATCAAAGCATCGAAGCTTAAAGCCAGTCCTATAATAAAGAAACTTCGGGTTACCGACGAAATGTTGTGGCTCTTGACACACGACCTTCTTTTTCAGGCCAAAGGTCGTATCCAACTGGGCAAGCATCCCATCAAAGATGCGTTTTTGCAGCACAAAACGAGGCTCACATCAGAgctcatcaagttgaaattgaaataTAAGATCAAAAGCGTCGAAGAGTTCCCCAATTTGAAGGGACAAAATGATGAGACACCCATACGGTGGTTTAGAGTTAATCAAATCAAGATCACGACGGCCGtattctttgaaaaatatgactttttcaaaaagttgcAGCCAGTCAGTGATATCAGCGAAATCACTTCCACCGGGTTTCTCTACCAAGATGACTTTGTACCGAACTTGTACGGTGTGCATAATCGTGAATTGATCATGAAATCAGACGCCTATGCCAAAGGAGAACTTATTATCCAAGATAGAGCTTCGTGTTTCCCTGGGCATATACTTTTTAATGATCCGCAGTTCCAACCAACACACATCATCGATGCATGTGCTGCTCCCGGGAATAAGACAACACATACAGCATCGTATTTATATGACAAGCCGAGTTCGGTTGTCTATGCGTTTGAACGGGACAACAAAAGAGttgagatcttgaagaagatgtgCAACCTTGCCTCCAACAAACCCAACCTCATCCAAATCACTCATGCTGACTTCACCAGCGTCAATCCAAATGACTTCAAAGACATTGAggctttggtggtggatcCATCATGTAGCGGGTCAGGCATCTTTGGAAGGGCCATTGAGGATTCATTGGAACAGCATAAAGAGGAGATCAGTACCGAGAGGCTAAACAAGTTATCCAGATTCCAGTTCTCCATAATGAAGCACGCCTTATCATTTCCAGGAGCTAAAAAGGTGGTATATTCCACTTGTTCGATCCATGCGGAAGAAAATGAGagggtggtggtggatttgttgttggatgagAACGTCAAGAAAGCGGGTTGGACATTGGCTCCAAGAAATGTGGTGATATCTACCTGGCCAAGACGAGGATGGCCACAGGAGTTTACTgctcttcaagaagaaggcagAAGTGTTGGGGATCTTGCAGGAGGATGTGTTCGAGCTGTTGCAAAGGAGGATGGAGGAATAGGTTTTTTTGCTGCCTGTTTTGTGAGACGTGAGGCAGCCAGTAGAGGggaaggagaagaaaaagaagaacaagaacaagaactagaactagaagatgaactagaagaagaagaacaagaagaagaacaagaagaagaagactgGACGGGATTCGGTCCATAACTGCATTATTTGTGTGCTAATTTTTGCATCCAGTTTGACATACCAAATAATAGTCTGGGCTCCAATAAATACATATTCATAAGAAGTATCTGATAATAAACTATTATTTTAAAGCTCTTGTAGTGGATTTCGAAGAATATCATATTTGCAGGGTAAAAGGAAGGAAGCAGCTGGCTTTTACGGAACAACAATTTTTATGACCTATATTCACCTAAGCCCGATGATCTACTCCATCCGGTGCTCTTCTAAACTCTCCCCCCAATTACCTCCACATACCCGACAATGCTCGCTAGTAAGAAACTCCAGAATTAATAATCATCGCTTCTAGCCAAATCTCCATATTTGATATGTGGGGAGCGAGTGTCATAAAAATCGAGACTATTTAAACTACTGAGGTTGCTTCAATTTGTAATCCAAATGGTTGCAACTGAAACCTCCCTTTCAGATCAAATTATGATGACATGTCCctttaacttcaacaaattgttTGTCTCTGCTCCTCCAAAACGGTGCCTGAGTGAAATCAATATGAGCTTTGATGACCTACCAGTGGAAGTTATAAAAATCATTCTTGACTATTTAGACCAATGGTCATTGGTCCAAATGCTTACTTGCAATTCATATATATTCCAAATGACAAAGCCAAAGCTATACCAGGATATTCTTGTTTATGATATAGCTTTTCACAGAAGGTTGAATTTGAGTAAAGGTTTTACAAGCCTACCCAAGGAACTACAGTTCATGAATCCCGAAAATTACACGATTTTATCCACAAGGAATTTTTTGGATCTCATCAGTCGATATACATTTGAACCTAATTTGGTGAATACAATTTACTTTTACCATTATGTTCCTAGCAAACAACTCTTTTCACAGTGTGCAaaatttggctgcaaaataaaGATTAAGGATCGGGACGTCGATTCTGACAATTCTACCACACGTTGTCATTGTGAGATGAAAATAGGAAACACAAatgttgatattgaagGAAGCCTCGATTATGTGCTTCCTGAATTAGGTATGTCATTTCCAGAAGATTTAAAACACATCACATCCTTCAAAGGTCTTAGTCTCAGACATGCCAATGATCTAAATTGTTACAAAAAGTTCTTCCTGGAATCCACGGTAGAATTTCTGTTCAAGCCCAATGTAGACTTACGTCAGCTCATCAAGAGCCATGATATCCGATTTCAACCAGAGAAATTGAGTTTAGAAAGGGGCAGCTGGATTGCCTTTGACAAACTTCAAACTGCCAGCACCCAAAGTCTAAGGCTTTCAGAAAACGAATGGCTAAACAAAAATTGGCCATCTTTGAAAACGGTGGAGCTAGGAGAAAACTTGATGAAGGGTTACGCTCAGGAATTTTGGAAGCTGGCACCCGAAGACCAGTTAGAAGGTGTATGTTGTAATTGCAAAAGTTGCGAATACGACGACTCCAGTTTCTTGgacttcaccaaaatgaACAGTGTAAAGTTCTATGGGTGgaagtcatcatcttcgatTGAATACtacttggtgttgaaatcTCTGGAATGTAGGGAGTCACTTTTGCTGGAGACCGAGAACCAGATGGTTAAAATACCTAGCTACATCCTGAAATTACCCAGTTTGAAAACTGTTGCTTTCTCAGATAGGCTTTATTGGGTAAAACATTA
The window above is part of the Yamadazyma tenuis chromosome 4, complete sequence genome. Proteins encoded here:
- the HDA1 gene encoding Histone deacetylase hda1 (COG:B; EggNog:ENOG503NTWF; BUSCO:EOG09263E5F): MSENHPEASVGRDKEISEQQITPGAGDVSNGIKRDVHHPDGIFSHVNNAQPSTNSVPDPSIKAELQDDNGTRPVQDVEESDAKRIHLTEDVVKSETPIAGSDAEIVTSNGNGEVAANGNGMLVVPKSGPQLFYTPLKTGLVYDVRMRYHAKIFTSYFEYIDPHPEDPRRIYRIYKKLAEAGLITDPSLSGTDDLGPLMMKIPIREASDEEILLVHSEEHLKYIASTETMSRDKLLEETETGDSIYVNNDSYLSAKLSCGGSIEACKAVISGQVKNSMAIVRPPGHHAEPDTPGGFCLFSNVAVAAKTMLKLFPDSVRKIVIVDWDIHHGNGTQKAFYNDPRVLYISLHRYENGRFYPGTKAGSHKMCGEEEGEGFNMNIPWRAPGTGDGDYVYAFNKLVIPVISEFDPDFIIVSSGFDAADGDIVGGCHVTPAGYGYMTHMLKGIARGKLSVILEGGYNLDSISKSALAVAKVLLGEPPESTITQHPFLDTIEVVDEVIKTQSKYWTCLKPGNPSRSFDEVFELPEDVNGYKLTNINDPIRSQQANHLFNLYSFINLPIVSNENDKFNPFTVDLPPRLEDLIVASPHIYDAPVVVVTVHDPPDIWANVNSVNGNIEGNSSVVLEHPLIQIIEKIKKEQDDDASEDNKKIGYIDINIPSFTLPVSSNGSLHLNKHSNASYGSYNPNIFAQELLLYVWDNYLSYFNKLTKLIFVGFGDAYQSIVHLYAKRPSQEIKEIVKGTVCFVNRSTLKPLVPVMDESMIDWFYSNSVIFTSCLNPCWTGNASSGSQANRNGSTVTTTDANGEIKRPRRKFGRVIRADVDGIWEVISERFDEGVDFILDSIEDFEDSSASN
- the PRK1 gene encoding actin-regulating kinase prk1 (EggNog:ENOG503NW5N; COG:T), yielding MPSAPPNAYAPGANLTVGSHNVSIIKYISSGGFAHVYTCNIDPPFRGSPVACLKRVQVPSKWQLNLLRQEVDAMKRLRGNPTIVSYIDSHASRLNNQGHSTIDAPGSSQQYEVFLLMEYCSNNGLIDFMNTRLTNKLTEPEILVIMRDITLAVAMCHHLQPPLIHRDIKIENVLLDEKGTYKLCDFGSAVPYAPVPKTSQELQLLKDDIMQHTTPQYRAPEMIELTRGFPIDDKSDIWALGCFLYKLCYYTTPFESQSHASLQDLENSIVNSSHTLHIPHNRPGSTFSPRLRNIIKCCLREDPRRRPNAVQLLDEVCVMMNIPAPKVVPASVIERPSTPAAPMQPSNGSVHSKSSSDLNSINRPPPFEGRKPQTAKTDPFASIDKSKLLQTTRQHPQQRPKSLYAAPRPTSIYGGRDISPIGTSANTHQSSNTLKNYIQRQLSKSNESIITPPDEDDNTLNFLRDMEDISSQNTGGSFKASFKNGLRKISTGNSSSGVRSSNNTGNNYISNHRRSSISSIKQILTGGGSRKASNHEESEFKRDTEQTITSSSFTSSAPKKLSIQRRMVQYLNNNNDQTVKRTAHGYGRYTAEESDTDDLEAINDGSYKSRISLNPPQVPTSLSSQRAKSATPPHPSSSPAAVLAKPKYKHSSTNTSEKALPSITPSKMRNSLKKPPPKPTKPVYLRTAEGDSSSRRLSSSSEISIPDLDDLEKQFAKRFPSYV
- a CDS encoding RsmB/NOP family class I SAM-dependent RNA methyltransferase (EggNog:ENOG503NU3B; COG:D), giving the protein MKLYFEAEKYLRSSGNERGSLQSRIFNEKSLTNSPKHVFALVISTLKYKEYIVKVIKASKLKASPIIKKLRVTDEMLWLLTHDLLFQAKGRIQSGKHPIKDAFLQHKTRLTSELIKLKLKYKIKSVEEFPNLKGQNDETPIRWFRVNQIKITTAVFFEKYDFFKKLQPVSDISEITSTGFLYQDDFVPNLYGVHNRELIMKSDAYAKGELIIQDRASCFPGHILFNDPQFQPTHIIDACAAPGNKTTHTASYLYDKPSSVVYAFERDNKRVEILKKMCNLASNKPNLIQITHADFTSVNPNDFKDIEALVVDPSCSGSGIFGRAIEDSLEQHKEEISTERLNKLSRFQFSIMKHALSFPGAKKVVYSTCSIHAEENERVVVDLLLDENVKKAGWTLAPRNVVISTWPRRGWPQEFTALQEEGRSVGDLAGGCVRAVAKEDGGIGFFAACFVRREAASRGEGEEKEEQEQELELEDELEEEEQEEEQEEEDWTGFGP
- the PMU2 gene encoding phosphomutase (EggNog:ENOG503NWTI; COG:G), whose amino-acid sequence is MRIEWSSVETSRPLVVDNLRETIGINLCHKRSQKGELQAKYQDLDFEDGFPEEDELHLKSQKREEIWEQFMRINGVLQDLFSNELQSDDTDDVVSITCHAGTIRAFLSVVGHRGFTIPKGGIIPVIVKAERN
- a CDS encoding uncharacterized protein (EggNog:ENOG503NZDY; COG:S) codes for the protein MSAKLVNTWENGPENWVLQLQVIDDHSWVASHSDGTLNLYDAATLRCPVQTINAHESSINCIKLISNGIASCSTDGIKVWDLRTEKLVHQLHNPKNTGFLSLDFHSNMLAGGTELIGTDAEVHVWDLRNPGTPIKSYVDSHHDDVTCVRFHPQYSQYLMSGSTDGYVNVYDLKEQDEDDALHQVINYSSVHSCQFVSKDRIGILSHMETLSFHQLNNTNYEVWEEPVPKDLGDARQVWGCEYVVDVNPQGYVSYGTNSNQELTLRSFSPLSEQFGMETIVFPGAHGDEVVRDLQVFAGGKQALSCGEDGSVKMWDLPWKVELEVPGVEAIELEAPEKKEKKEKHRKKDKKDKKDKKKKKKDVRYKPY